From one Gracilibacillus salinarum genomic stretch:
- a CDS encoding NAD(P)-binding domain-containing protein, with product MSLEALDNQVKQDLAYLNIPERTWLPSAKHNGKHIYDVIIIGSGQSGLGAAFGLIREKITNILVIDENPEGFEGPWDTYARMTTLRTPKHLTSIDTGIPSLTFRSWWEAQYGETGWNALDKIPKGEWMNYLRWYRKILNLPVQNNTQLQLIEPLQQDKLHQLHLTTNEETDTVIARKVILATGIQGGGQWFVPSFIKNHLSKHVFAHTSESIDFSTLKDKKVAILGGGASAFDNANHALKKGVKEAHVFVRRSEMPRINPIRQMEGSGMIDRFHTFTDAQKYQVMAHFFTHNQPPTNDTFKKASVWPGFSLHTGEPWLAVEEDGDGVTVSTGKRDYTFDFLIISTGLRSDPALRPELRLIEPYIFRWRDYYQAPQHLCNEQLDAHPYLSPGFAFQSKALKGQKQLHGLFSFNYAALISCGLSASAISGLRYAIPKLAAAVADQLFEDHHQQSLDAFFSYDEEEFVADRESATESQKAMT from the coding sequence ATGAGTTTAGAGGCACTTGATAATCAGGTAAAGCAGGATCTAGCCTACCTTAATATACCAGAAAGAACATGGTTACCCTCTGCCAAACATAATGGCAAACATATCTATGATGTTATCATCATCGGTTCTGGACAGAGCGGCCTGGGGGCAGCATTCGGTCTAATTCGTGAAAAAATCACCAATATTCTCGTCATTGATGAGAACCCAGAAGGCTTCGAAGGACCTTGGGATACGTATGCCAGAATGACTACACTTCGAACACCGAAACATTTAACTTCTATCGACACCGGCATTCCTTCCTTAACATTTCGATCCTGGTGGGAAGCACAATACGGAGAAACAGGATGGAATGCACTAGACAAAATACCTAAAGGCGAATGGATGAATTATTTACGTTGGTATCGCAAGATTTTGAACTTACCCGTACAAAACAATACACAATTACAGCTAATCGAACCACTGCAGCAAGATAAACTGCACCAACTGCACCTCACCACGAATGAAGAGACAGATACAGTAATAGCAAGAAAAGTTATCTTAGCTACTGGCATTCAGGGTGGCGGACAATGGTTCGTGCCTTCTTTTATTAAAAACCACCTGTCCAAACATGTATTTGCTCACACTTCTGAATCTATTGATTTCTCTACACTAAAAGATAAAAAGGTTGCTATTCTTGGAGGCGGAGCATCTGCTTTTGATAATGCAAATCACGCTCTAAAAAAAGGCGTTAAAGAGGCTCACGTTTTTGTCCGCCGGTCCGAAATGCCTCGAATCAATCCGATCAGGCAAATGGAAGGATCCGGTATGATCGATCGTTTCCATACGTTTACCGACGCTCAAAAATATCAGGTGATGGCACATTTCTTTACTCATAATCAACCACCAACTAACGACACCTTCAAAAAAGCAAGTGTTTGGCCAGGATTCTCGTTACATACGGGCGAACCATGGCTTGCGGTCGAAGAAGACGGTGACGGGGTAACCGTTTCAACCGGTAAAAGAGACTACACGTTTGACTTTCTTATCATTAGTACAGGACTACGTTCAGATCCTGCACTTCGACCAGAACTCCGCTTGATAGAACCATATATTTTCAGATGGAGAGACTATTATCAGGCACCACAACACCTCTGCAATGAACAGCTGGACGCGCACCCTTACCTTAGTCCCGGATTCGCATTTCAAAGTAAAGCATTGAAGGGCCAAAAACAGTTACACGGATTATTTTCATTTAATTACGCGGCATTAATCAGCTGCGGGCTTTCCGCATCGGCAATATCTGGACTGCGCTACGCCATCCCAAAACTGGCAGCAGCGGTCGCTGACCAGCTATTCGAAGACCATCACCAGCAATCACTGGACGCTTTCTTTTCCTACGACGAAGAAGAATTTGTCGCAGACCGTGAATCAGCAACAGAAAGCCAGAAAGCAATGACCTAA